The Thunnus maccoyii chromosome 9, fThuMac1.1, whole genome shotgun sequence genome includes a region encoding these proteins:
- the mmp11a gene encoding stromelysin-3 isoform X1, producing MRTSLVVCCCVLALQCLPSTLCLPVRESSRYKVAPDSEKFPDLKTTEKVDIVHELMKELGVLTNIPYTRDRPRCGVPDYPDEKEVHYRGRQRQRRFVLYGGRLEKNDLTYRIIRFPWQISEENVRRVFQEALKIWSDVTPLTFTEVHSGRADIRIDFTRSWHGDNLPFDGPGGILAHAFFPKTHRQGDIHFDYDESWTLGNHMGTDLLQVAAHEFGHVLGLQHSRERGAIMSAYYSFSYPLKLSEDDKRGIQYLYGTHPQVQPSPPPPPPPPSFTETNEIVTNPDACQTDFDAVSMIRGELFFFKSGYVWRIRDGQLQSGYPALASRHWRGIPDNIDAAFEDKSGNIWFFQGEYYWVFDAEMQIRGPETIRNLGLPVSRIQAALRWGDSNYNTYFFKSGSYWRFNPRENRVESEYPRSMQDWSGIPYDVDAAFRDIYGYAHFIRGRQYWKFDPVGMNSLEGYPRYVGMDFFGCRNV from the exons GACTCTGAAAAGTTCCCAGACTTGAAGACGACGGAGAAGGTTGATATTGTTCATGAATTGATGAAGGAGTTGGGTGTGCTAACCAACATACCTTACACACGGGACCGACCTCGCTGCGGCGTGCCGGACTACCCCGACGAGAAGGAAGTGCATTACCGGGGGCGCCAGCGCCAGAGACGCTTCGTCCTGTACGGAGGCCGACTGGAGAAGAATGACCTCACATACAG GATCATCCGGTTTCCCTGGCAGATAAGCGAGGAAAACGTTCGGCGTGTCTTTCAGGAAGCGCTGAAAATCTGGAGTGACGTCACCCCGCTCACCTTCACCGAGGTCCACAGCGGGAGGGCCGACATCCGCATCGATTTCACCAG GTCCTGGCATGGAGACAACCTTCCCTTTGACGGCCCGGGTGGGATTCTCGCTCACGCTTTCTTCCCCAAAACACACCGACAGGGCGACATCCACTTTGACTACGATGAGTCCTGGACCCTCGGAAACCACATGG GCACAGACCTTCTCCAGGTTGCTGCCCATGAGTTCGGGCACGTCCTGGGCCTGCAGCATTCCCGAGAGCGGGGAGCCATCATGTCCGCATACTACTCCTTCTCCTACCCGCTGAAGCTGAGCGAGGATGACAAGCGAGGCATCCAGTACCTGTACGGGACTCATCCGCAAGTCCAGCCCtcaccaccacccccacctccacctccatcctTCACAGAGACCAATGAGATTGTCACTAAT CCTGATGCCTGCCAGACGGACTTTGATGCCGTGTCTATGATCCGGGGGGAGCTGTTCTTCTTTAAGTCGGGCTACGTTTGGCGGATCAGGGACGGGCAACTGCAGAGCGGTTACCCAGCGCTGGCATCTCGTCACTGGAGGGGGATTCCAGACAACATCGACGCCGCCTTTGAAGACAAGTCAGGGAATATTTGGTTCTTTCAAG GTGAGTACTACTGGGTGTTTGATGCTGAGATGCAGATCAGAGGGCCGGAGACCATCAGGAACCTGGGTCTGCCGGTGTCCCGCATCCAAGCGGCGCTGCGCTGGGGCGACTCCAACTACAACACCTACTTCTTTAAATCAGGCAGCTACTGGAGGTTCAATCCCCGCGAGAACCGAGTTGAGTCCGAGTACCCGCGCAGCATGCAGGACTGGAGCGGCATCCCCTATGATGTGGACGCTGCTTTCAGGGATATATACG gcTATGCTCACTTTATCCGAGGACGACAGTACTGGAAATTTGATCCTGTTGGCATGAACTCTCTAGAGGGCTACCCTCGCTACGTCGGCATGGATTTTTTCGGCTGTAGAAACGTGTGA
- the LOC121904095 gene encoding derlin-2-like isoform X2 — translation MSVNLSQQLEVITPFQLYFNPDLIIRRYQIWRLITSFLFFGSLGFSFVFNIIFLYRYCRMLEEGCFRGRTADFVFMFLFGGVLMTLFGLFANVFFLGQAFIIMLVYVWSRRHPLIHMNFFGLLNFQAPFLPWVLMGFSLLLGNSIVVDLLGISVGHMYYFLEDVFPNQPGGRKLLMTPELLRAMFDQPEDSDYRPLQEEQDGDLQQDDESHN, via the exons ATGTCTGTTAACTTGTCACAG CAACTTGAGGTCATCACTCCCTTCCAGCTCTACTTTAACCCAGACCTCATTATCAGAAGATACCAG ATATGGCGCCTGATAACCAGCTTCCTCTTCTTCGGTTCCCTTGGATTCAGTTTTGTGTTCAACATCATCTTTCT TTATCGATACTGCCGGATGCTGGAGGAAGGCTGCTTCCGGGGCCGGACGgcagattttgttttcatgttcctGTTTGGAGGCGTCCTGATGACT CTGTTCGGTCTGTTCGCCAACGTCTTCTTCCTGGGTCAGGCCTTCATCATCATGCTGGTGTACGTGTGGAGTAGAAGACATCCGCTCATACACATGAACTTCTTCGGCCTCCTGAACTTCCAGGCGCCGTTTCTGCCCTGGGTACTGATGGGATTTTCGCTGCTGCTCGGAAATTCCATCGTGGTCGACCTCCTAG GTATCAGTGTCGGTCACATGTACTACTTCCTAGAAGACGTGTTTCCAAACCAGCCGGGAGGAAGAAAGCTGCTGATGACTCCAGAACTTCT GCGAGCCATGTTTGACCAGCCGGAGGACTCAGACTACCGTCCCCTCCAAGAAGAGCAGGATGGAGATCTGCAGCAGGACGACGAGTCGCACAACTAA
- the mmp11a gene encoding stromelysin-3 isoform X2 gives MKELGVLTNIPYTRDRPRCGVPDYPDEKEVHYRGRQRQRRFVLYGGRLEKNDLTYRIIRFPWQISEENVRRVFQEALKIWSDVTPLTFTEVHSGRADIRIDFTRSWHGDNLPFDGPGGILAHAFFPKTHRQGDIHFDYDESWTLGNHMGTDLLQVAAHEFGHVLGLQHSRERGAIMSAYYSFSYPLKLSEDDKRGIQYLYGTHPQVQPSPPPPPPPPSFTETNEIVTNPDACQTDFDAVSMIRGELFFFKSGYVWRIRDGQLQSGYPALASRHWRGIPDNIDAAFEDKSGNIWFFQGEYYWVFDAEMQIRGPETIRNLGLPVSRIQAALRWGDSNYNTYFFKSGSYWRFNPRENRVESEYPRSMQDWSGIPYDVDAAFRDIYGYAHFIRGRQYWKFDPVGMNSLEGYPRYVGMDFFGCRNV, from the exons ATGAAGGAGTTGGGTGTGCTAACCAACATACCTTACACACGGGACCGACCTCGCTGCGGCGTGCCGGACTACCCCGACGAGAAGGAAGTGCATTACCGGGGGCGCCAGCGCCAGAGACGCTTCGTCCTGTACGGAGGCCGACTGGAGAAGAATGACCTCACATACAG GATCATCCGGTTTCCCTGGCAGATAAGCGAGGAAAACGTTCGGCGTGTCTTTCAGGAAGCGCTGAAAATCTGGAGTGACGTCACCCCGCTCACCTTCACCGAGGTCCACAGCGGGAGGGCCGACATCCGCATCGATTTCACCAG GTCCTGGCATGGAGACAACCTTCCCTTTGACGGCCCGGGTGGGATTCTCGCTCACGCTTTCTTCCCCAAAACACACCGACAGGGCGACATCCACTTTGACTACGATGAGTCCTGGACCCTCGGAAACCACATGG GCACAGACCTTCTCCAGGTTGCTGCCCATGAGTTCGGGCACGTCCTGGGCCTGCAGCATTCCCGAGAGCGGGGAGCCATCATGTCCGCATACTACTCCTTCTCCTACCCGCTGAAGCTGAGCGAGGATGACAAGCGAGGCATCCAGTACCTGTACGGGACTCATCCGCAAGTCCAGCCCtcaccaccacccccacctccacctccatcctTCACAGAGACCAATGAGATTGTCACTAAT CCTGATGCCTGCCAGACGGACTTTGATGCCGTGTCTATGATCCGGGGGGAGCTGTTCTTCTTTAAGTCGGGCTACGTTTGGCGGATCAGGGACGGGCAACTGCAGAGCGGTTACCCAGCGCTGGCATCTCGTCACTGGAGGGGGATTCCAGACAACATCGACGCCGCCTTTGAAGACAAGTCAGGGAATATTTGGTTCTTTCAAG GTGAGTACTACTGGGTGTTTGATGCTGAGATGCAGATCAGAGGGCCGGAGACCATCAGGAACCTGGGTCTGCCGGTGTCCCGCATCCAAGCGGCGCTGCGCTGGGGCGACTCCAACTACAACACCTACTTCTTTAAATCAGGCAGCTACTGGAGGTTCAATCCCCGCGAGAACCGAGTTGAGTCCGAGTACCCGCGCAGCATGCAGGACTGGAGCGGCATCCCCTATGATGTGGACGCTGCTTTCAGGGATATATACG gcTATGCTCACTTTATCCGAGGACGACAGTACTGGAAATTTGATCCTGTTGGCATGAACTCTCTAGAGGGCTACCCTCGCTACGTCGGCATGGATTTTTTCGGCTGTAGAAACGTGTGA
- the smarcb1a gene encoding SWI/SNF-related matrix-associated actin-dependent regulator of chromatin subfamily B member 1-A: MALSKTFGQKPVKFQLEEDGDFYMIGSEVGNYLRMFRGSLYKRYPSLWRKLASVEERKKIVESSHDHGYTQLATSVTLLKASEVEEILEGNDEKYKAVSISTEPPAYLREQKAKRNSQWVPTLPNSSHHLDAVPCSTTINRSRLGRDKKRTFPLCFDDHDPAVIHENATQSEVLVPIRLDMEIEGQKLRDAFTWNMNEKLMTPEMFAEILCDDLDLNPLAFVPAIASAIRQQIESYPTDSILEDQTDQRVIIKLNIHVGNISLVDQFEWDMSERENSPEKFALKLCSELGLGGEFVTTIAYSIRGQLSWHQRTYAFSENPLPTVEIAIRNTGDADQWCPLLETLTDAEMEKKIRDQDRNTRRMRRLANTAPAW; encoded by the exons gtgggAAACTACCTCCGTATGTTCAGAGGCTCCTTGTATAAGAGATACCCGTCATTATGGAGGAAACTGGCATCAGTAGAAGAGCGGAAGAAGATAGTGGAGTCATCACACG ATCACGGTTACACTCAGCTGGCCACCAGCGTGACCCTGCTGAAGGCTTCGGAGGTCGAGGAGATCCTCGAAGGAAACGATGAGAAGTACAAAGCTGTTTCCATCAGCACAGAGCCGCCCGCCTACCTCAG GGAACAGAAGGCGAAGAGGAACAGTCAGTGGGTTCCTACGCTGCCCAACAGCTCTCACCACCTGGACGCGGTGCCCTGCTCCACCACCATCAACCGCAGCCGACTGGGCCGCGACAAGAAGAGGACCTTCCCACTGTG CTTTGACGACCACGACCCAGCAGTGATCCACGAGAACGCCACTCAGTCTGAAGTCCTGGTTCCGATCCGCCTGGACATGGAGATCGAGGGACAGAAGCTCAGAGACGCTTTCACCTGGAATATGAACG AGAAGCTGATGACGCCCGAGATGTTCGCTGAGATCCTGTGTGACGACCTGGACCTCAACCCGCTGGCCTTCGTCCCCGCCATCGCCTCCGCCATCCGACAGCAGATCGAGTCTTATCCGACAGACAGCATCCTGGAGGACCAGACGGACCAGAGGGTCATCATCAAG TTGAACATCCATGTGGGGAACATCTCTCTGGTGGACCAGTTTGAGTGGGACATGTCCGAGAGGGAAAACTCTCCGGAGAAGTTTGCCCTGAAGCTTTGCTCCGAGCTCGGCCTGGGCGGGGAGTTCGTCACCACCATCGCCTACAGCATCCGGGGTCAGCTGAGCTGGCACCAGAGGACGTACGCCTTCAG TGAGAACCCGCTGCCCACGGTGGAGATAGCCATTAGAAACACAGGTGACGCCGACCAGTGGTGCCCCCTGCTGGAGACGCTGACAGACgcagagatggagaagaagatCAGAGACCAGGACAGAAACACGAG GCGAATGAGGCGACTTGCGAACACAGCACCTGCGTGGTAG
- the LOC121904095 gene encoding derlin-2-like isoform X1 translates to MVDSRAAAAAMAHSFTQEYFQIPVVTRAYTTACVLTTAAVQLEVITPFQLYFNPDLIIRRYQIWRLITSFLFFGSLGFSFVFNIIFLYRYCRMLEEGCFRGRTADFVFMFLFGGVLMTLFGLFANVFFLGQAFIIMLVYVWSRRHPLIHMNFFGLLNFQAPFLPWVLMGFSLLLGNSIVVDLLGISVGHMYYFLEDVFPNQPGGRKLLMTPELLRAMFDQPEDSDYRPLQEEQDGDLQQDDESHN, encoded by the exons ATGGTTGACAGtagggcagcagcagcagcgatgGCTCACAGCTTCACTCAGGAGTATTTTCAGATCCCTGTGGTGACCCGAGCGTACACGACCGCCTGTGTCCTCACCACCGCTGCCGTG CAACTTGAGGTCATCACTCCCTTCCAGCTCTACTTTAACCCAGACCTCATTATCAGAAGATACCAG ATATGGCGCCTGATAACCAGCTTCCTCTTCTTCGGTTCCCTTGGATTCAGTTTTGTGTTCAACATCATCTTTCT TTATCGATACTGCCGGATGCTGGAGGAAGGCTGCTTCCGGGGCCGGACGgcagattttgttttcatgttcctGTTTGGAGGCGTCCTGATGACT CTGTTCGGTCTGTTCGCCAACGTCTTCTTCCTGGGTCAGGCCTTCATCATCATGCTGGTGTACGTGTGGAGTAGAAGACATCCGCTCATACACATGAACTTCTTCGGCCTCCTGAACTTCCAGGCGCCGTTTCTGCCCTGGGTACTGATGGGATTTTCGCTGCTGCTCGGAAATTCCATCGTGGTCGACCTCCTAG GTATCAGTGTCGGTCACATGTACTACTTCCTAGAAGACGTGTTTCCAAACCAGCCGGGAGGAAGAAAGCTGCTGATGACTCCAGAACTTCT GCGAGCCATGTTTGACCAGCCGGAGGACTCAGACTACCGTCCCCTCCAAGAAGAGCAGGATGGAGATCTGCAGCAGGACGACGAGTCGCACAACTAA